The genomic interval CGGTCTGGCGCTGACGGCGATCAAGGGCGGCAAGGTGCATGTAGGTGGCGAGCGCGTGAAGCCGTCGCGGCTCGTGCGGCCAGGTGACCGGCTGGAAATTACGTCAAGCCGCCAGGCCATGACCGTTATCGTCAATGAACTGAACGCACAGCGTCGGCCCGCGCGCGAGGCGCAACTGCTATACACCGAAACCGCCGACAGCCGTGCGCGGCGTGAGTTGCACGCGGCGCAGCGACGCGTGCTGAACGAAGCGATGCCGCACACTCAAGGCCGCCCCGACAAGCATCAGCGCCGGCAGATCCGCCGTTTCAGCGGCAAGGAATAATTGATGGCAAGACCTGAAACGCCGCTGCTGACCACCGACATCATCATCTGTCTGGACGGCGATACAAGAAAAGTGGTGATGATCGAACGCCGCCACGCGCCGCACGGCTGGGCGCTGCCCGGCGGGTTCGTCGATGTCGGGGAGACGCTGGAAGCCGCGGCGATACGCGAGGCCAAAGAGGAAACGGGGCTGGACGTGATACTGAAGCATCTGCTGGGATGCTATTCGGACCCTCTGCGCGATGATCGCGGTCATTCGGTCAGCGCCGTTTACGTCGCGCGCGCTTCCGGCGCGCCGGAAGCGGCCGACGACGCGAAGTCAGTCAAGGTCATCGACCCGGCGGATCGTGCGCTCGAACTCGCCTTCGATCACCGTTTGATTCTGGATGATTTCTTGAGGTACCGCGACACGGGCGAAGTCGCGCCGCTGCGAGTGCCGCCGGGATAGCGGCGCGCGGCTTCATATTTTGAAATCCGTGTGGCGCTCCCTAGGGGACTCGAACCCCTGTTCCAGCCGTGAGAGGGCGGTGTCCTGGGCCACTAGACGAAGGGAGCCTGAACCTGCATTGATGAGGGCGCGATGGTATCATGTCCGCGTCGCCAATTTCATAATAAACCATTAAGTGCGCACCGAGGAAACCCTGCCCAATCCCGCCATTATTCCGCGTGCCGAGCACCGCGTCTCGCGCGCGGATGTAAACGAATATGCCCTCAAGGTTTTGTACCGGCTGAAGGACGCCGGCTTCGAGGCTTACCTGGTCGGCGGCGGGGTGCGCGATCTGTTGCTGGGCCGAGAGCCGAAGGATTTCGACATCGCTACCAGTGCGCGCCCTGACGATGTGCGTGCGCTGTTTCGCAACTGCCGTCTCATCGGGCGCCGCTTCCGTCTGGCGCACGTGCATTTCGGGCGCTACATCATCGAGGTGGCGACTTTCAGGGCGCTGCTGGAAGGCGAAGACGCGGGCGAAACCCAGCTCAGGGACGGTCGCATCGTCCGCGACAACGTTTACGGTACCATCGGGCAGGACGCGTGGCGGCGCGATTTCACGGTCAACGCGCTGTACTACAGCATCTGCGATTTCTCGGTCGTGGATTACACCGGCGGCATGGCCGACCTTGCGGCCGGCGTGTTGCGCCCGATCGGCGACGCCGCGGAGCGTTATCGTGAAGACCCGGTGCGCATGCTGCGCGCGGTGCGTTTTGCCGCGAAGCTGGGTTTCAGGATTCACGCCGAGGCTGAGGCGCCCATCCGTGAACTGGGCAGCCTGCTGGAAAGCGTGCCTGCGGCGCGGTTGTTCGACGAAGTCTTGAAGATGTTTCACGGCGGCTACGCGCACCCTACGTTTGAGCTGCTGCGGCACTACGGATTGCTGTCATATCTGTTCCCGATGACCGAATTGGCGCTGACCAAGGAAGACGGCGGCTTTCCGCTCACCTTCGTCGCCAGGGCGCTGGAGAATACCGATTTGCGCATCAACGACAACAAGCCCGCTACGCCGTCGTTTCTGTACGGTGTATTGCTGTGGGAGCCGGTGCGCGAGCGATTGCTGAGATACATGGAGCAGGGCTTGAGCGAGATTGACGCCTTGCAGCGCGCCGCCGACGAGGTGGTCGCCGCACAGCTTCGCCGCACATCGTTGCCGCGGCGCTTCAGCGTGCCTATGCGCGAAATCTGGCAGATGCAGCCGCGTTTCCGGCAGCGACAGGGCAAGCGTCCGTTGCGCCTGCTGGGGCACCCTCGATTCAGGGCGG from Gammaproteobacteria bacterium carries:
- a CDS encoding RNA-binding protein: MTDADQSAHGLRIDKWLWAARLFKTRGLALTAIKGGKVHVGGERVKPSRLVRPGDRLEITSSRQAMTVIVNELNAQRRPAREAQLLYTETADSRARRELHAAQRRVLNEAMPHTQGRPDKHQRRQIRRFSGKE
- a CDS encoding NUDIX hydrolase, with the protein product MARPETPLLTTDIIICLDGDTRKVVMIERRHAPHGWALPGGFVDVGETLEAAAIREAKEETGLDVILKHLLGCYSDPLRDDRGHSVSAVYVARASGAPEAADDAKSVKVIDPADRALELAFDHRLILDDFLRYRDTGEVAPLRVPPG
- the pcnB gene encoding polynucleotide adenylyltransferase PcnB — translated: MRTEETLPNPAIIPRAEHRVSRADVNEYALKVLYRLKDAGFEAYLVGGGVRDLLLGREPKDFDIATSARPDDVRALFRNCRLIGRRFRLAHVHFGRYIIEVATFRALLEGEDAGETQLRDGRIVRDNVYGTIGQDAWRRDFTVNALYYSICDFSVVDYTGGMADLAAGVLRPIGDAAERYREDPVRMLRAVRFAAKLGFRIHAEAEAPIRELGSLLESVPAARLFDEVLKMFHGGYAHPTFELLRHYGLLSYLFPMTELALTKEDGGFPLTFVARALENTDLRINDNKPATPSFLYGVLLWEPVRERLLRYMEQGLSEIDALQRAADEVVAAQLRRTSLPRRFSVPMREIWQMQPRFRQRQGKRPLRLLGHPRFRAAYDFMCLRAAAGEASQEDCQWWTDLQTMDTDAQRGAVSQARKRPRRRKPASARANANA